The following proteins are encoded in a genomic region of Flammeovirga pectinis:
- a CDS encoding class I SAM-dependent methyltransferase codes for MSPLYSKVLSIYEQLKLRYRLINQSNPKLVVGSSYIFQEGWIPSDIHALNILKEKDWESYFNRGSIKNILGEHVWEHLHPKEGLIAASNCFSYLKKGGILRIAVPDGYHQSADYIKKVEPGGTGAGADDHKILYNYQSLEKMLQEAGFTTRRLEYFDESHQFHQNPWKEENGYIQRSLNNDRRNSDGKPNFTSLIIDGIKN; via the coding sequence ATGAGCCCTCTCTATTCTAAAGTCCTTTCTATCTACGAACAGCTTAAATTAAGGTATCGATTAATTAATCAGTCTAACCCTAAATTGGTTGTTGGAAGTTCTTATATTTTCCAAGAAGGTTGGATACCTAGTGATATACATGCTCTAAATATTCTAAAAGAAAAAGATTGGGAAAGCTACTTCAACAGAGGATCTATTAAAAATATTTTAGGAGAACATGTTTGGGAACATCTTCATCCAAAAGAAGGTTTAATTGCTGCTTCTAATTGCTTTTCTTACCTAAAGAAAGGAGGTATCTTAAGAATTGCAGTTCCAGATGGTTATCATCAAAGTGCTGATTATATAAAAAAAGTAGAGCCTGGAGGAACGGGTGCAGGTGCTGATGATCATAAAATTCTTTATAATTATCAAAGCCTAGAAAAAATGTTGCAAGAAGCTGGTTTCACCACAAGAAGGCTTGAATATTTTGATGAATCACATCAGTTTCATCAAAATCCATGGAAAGAAGAAAATGGATATATCCAGCGTTCATTAAATAATGACCGACGTAATTCTGATGGAAAACCAAACTTTACATCTTTAATAATTGATGGAATAAAGAATTAA
- a CDS encoding ATP-dependent DNA helicase: protein MITPSERISASFPFEPTNGQKTLFELLDDFVLEKSTRRNTFLLKGYAGTGKTSVLTAFSNILRFYSYKPIMLAPTGRAAKVMSSYAKRKAFTIHRIIFNQSEDPDTGILQFQRQKNTAQNTVYIIDEASMVDDQSHPGGEGLLSSLINYVFEDPKSNNKLFLVGDSAQLPPVKQEISPALDEVYLQNVFRLNVKSLELTEVVRQASESGILYNATTLRNALISQQDIKFTTSPFSDIYKMGSDKLEDGLLYGYDKYGIENTVIITRSNRAATQYNQYIRRQIHYREEELDAGDYLMIVRNNYFWLDDDSPAGFLANGEFIEVTSVGGVEEKYGFRFCDIRFRLLDYADHPTVEAKIILDTLHSFTPQLEREENRKLYNAVLEEHSEIADKRIRLKRIREDEYLNALQVKFSYALTCHKSQGGQWDAIFVDIGFIRDDMVDTDFIRWQYTAITRAKSELFLMNYPDKFFK from the coding sequence ATGATCACACCTTCAGAACGTATAAGTGCCTCATTCCCTTTTGAACCTACAAATGGGCAAAAAACGCTTTTCGAGTTACTCGATGATTTTGTTTTAGAAAAAAGTACACGTAGAAATACATTTTTATTAAAAGGTTATGCCGGTACAGGTAAAACATCTGTATTAACTGCTTTCTCTAACATTCTACGGTTCTATAGTTATAAGCCGATTATGTTGGCACCTACGGGGCGAGCGGCTAAGGTGATGTCTTCTTATGCCAAAAGAAAAGCATTTACTATCCATCGTATCATTTTTAATCAAAGTGAAGATCCTGATACAGGTATTCTTCAATTTCAACGACAAAAAAATACGGCTCAAAATACTGTTTATATAATAGATGAAGCTTCTATGGTAGACGATCAGTCTCATCCTGGTGGAGAAGGTTTATTATCATCATTAATAAATTATGTATTTGAAGATCCAAAATCTAATAATAAATTATTTCTAGTAGGAGACTCTGCTCAGCTTCCTCCCGTAAAACAAGAAATTAGTCCTGCTTTAGACGAGGTGTATTTACAAAATGTATTTCGCTTAAATGTAAAAAGCTTAGAGCTTACAGAGGTAGTTAGACAGGCTTCTGAGTCTGGAATTTTATACAATGCCACAACACTAAGGAATGCTTTAATTTCGCAACAAGATATAAAGTTTACTACTTCCCCTTTTTCTGATATTTACAAAATGGGATCAGACAAATTAGAAGATGGTTTACTCTATGGATATGATAAATACGGCATCGAAAATACTGTAATTATTACGCGTTCAAATAGAGCCGCAACACAATACAACCAATATATAAGAAGGCAAATTCATTATAGAGAAGAAGAGCTTGATGCTGGAGATTATCTTATGATTGTTAGAAATAATTATTTTTGGTTAGATGATGATTCCCCTGCCGGTTTTCTTGCAAATGGTGAATTTATTGAGGTGACAAGTGTTGGTGGAGTAGAAGAGAAGTATGGTTTCCGTTTTTGTGATATCCGTTTCAGACTTCTTGATTATGCAGACCACCCCACTGTTGAAGCTAAAATTATTTTAGATACATTGCACTCTTTTACTCCTCAGTTAGAAAGAGAAGAAAATAGAAAATTATACAATGCTGTTTTAGAAGAACATTCAGAAATTGCAGATAAAAGAATAAGACTAAAAAGAATTAGAGAAGATGAATATCTGAATGCCTTACAGGTAAAATTTTCTTATGCCTTAACATGTCATAAATCTCAGGGTGGGCAATGGGATGCTATATTTGTAGATATAGGTTTTATTAGAGACGATATGGTAGATACTGATTTTATAAGGTGGCAATATACTGCTATTACAAGAGCTAAATCAGAATTGTTTTTAATGAATTACCCCGATAAATTTTTTAAGTAA